The following proteins are co-located in the Wenzhouxiangella marina genome:
- a CDS encoding LysR family transcriptional regulator: protein MSQPRISLEQWRALIAVVEAGGYAQAAETLNKSQSTISYAVHKLESLLDVKALEVRGRKAELTPAGRMLYRRGRALLAEAERLERAARRLAEGWEAELRLAAEIIFPTWLLLDCLARLSDEQPDMRIQLHESVLGGTAELLSSGRVDLAIASSVPGGYVGDPLTRVRFVAAAAPSHPLHRLGRTIDVDDLRQHRHLIVRDSGSQPGRDEAPRVTDRRWVVTAKATSIRAACMGLGFAWYAEESIRSELEAGILKPLPLVEGAERWATLYLVHADRDAAGPGQRRLAELLHAACDTDACYGAVSNP, encoded by the coding sequence ATGAGCCAGCCTCGAATCAGCCTGGAACAATGGCGCGCCCTGATCGCCGTGGTGGAGGCCGGAGGCTATGCCCAGGCCGCCGAGACCCTCAACAAGTCGCAATCGACGATCAGCTACGCCGTGCACAAGCTGGAGTCCCTGCTCGACGTGAAGGCGCTCGAGGTCAGGGGCCGCAAGGCCGAACTGACCCCGGCCGGCCGCATGCTCTATCGGCGCGGTCGGGCCCTGCTGGCCGAAGCCGAGCGCCTCGAGCGGGCGGCCCGGCGCCTGGCCGAGGGCTGGGAAGCGGAATTGCGCCTGGCCGCAGAGATCATCTTTCCCACCTGGCTGCTGCTCGACTGCCTGGCCCGCCTGTCCGACGAGCAGCCGGACATGCGCATCCAGCTGCATGAGTCCGTCCTGGGGGGGACGGCCGAGCTATTGAGTTCGGGCCGGGTCGATCTGGCCATCGCCTCGTCCGTGCCCGGCGGCTACGTCGGCGATCCACTCACGCGCGTGCGCTTCGTTGCCGCGGCGGCGCCCAGCCACCCGCTGCACCGCCTGGGGCGAACCATCGACGTCGACGATCTGCGCCAGCACCGCCATCTGATCGTGCGCGATTCGGGCAGTCAGCCCGGACGGGACGAGGCGCCGCGGGTCACCGATCGGCGTTGGGTCGTTACGGCGAAGGCGACCTCGATCCGGGCGGCCTGCATGGGTCTGGGCTTTGCCTGGTATGCCGAAGAGAGCATCCGGAGCGAACTGGAGGCCGGCATCCTCAAGCCCCTGCCCCTGGTCGAAGGTGCAGAGCGCTGGGCCACGCTCTACCTCGTCCACGCCGATCGCGACGCCGCCGGTCCGGGCCAGCGCCGCCTGGCGGAGCTGCTGCACGCGGCCTGCGACACCGACGCCTGCTACGGGGCCGTTTCGAATCCCTGA
- a CDS encoding CsbD family protein yields the protein MSNSFKSKWDHFSARLKQEWGDLTDDEIKKAEGNIDELIAKISDKSGESRQAIAKKFNELKEKLDS from the coding sequence ATCTCCAATTCATTCAAGTCCAAATGGGATCACTTCAGCGCCCGCCTCAAGCAGGAGTGGGGAGATCTGACCGACGACGAAATCAAGAAGGCCGAAGGCAATATCGACGAGCTGATCGCGAAGATCAGCGACAAGTCGGGCGAAAGCCGCCAGGCCATCGCGAAAAAGTTCAACGAACTGAAGGAGAAGCTGGACTCATGA
- a CDS encoding amidohydrolase family protein, which produces MARLKFALLLLALWSLPGLAQVEAAPDSAEGTGPYRQLILRGLTLIDGTGAPAIGPVDIVIENDRIARIARLGAPGVAIDPEARPELAVGGQEMDLSGHYALPGFVDLHAHIGGQAQGTPAEYVYKLWLGHGITTIRDPGSFNGPEWTFNERERSAAGEITAPRIIAYVNFGQGAERPITTAEQARRWVRRVAERGADGIKFFGARPEVLLAAIEEAEEQGLGTAMHHAQMDVARANVLATARAGLTSMEHWYGLPEALFADRTVQSYPADYNYADEYDRFAAAGRLWREAVGPDHPRWAAVRDELIELGLTLNPTFTIYQANRDFMAQRTAEWHPDYTLPSLWNFFQPSRTAHGSYWFNWSTADEVAWRDNFQRWMRFVNDYKNHGGRVGVGSDAGYIYKLYGFGFIQELELLQEAGFHPLEVIRAATLHGAETLGLADDIGSVEVGKQADLLIVASNPLVNFKRLLGTGAIELDENNEVIRSGGVAWTIRAGRVFDARELRADVREMVRAAWDASGETLRQPGVPPAP; this is translated from the coding sequence ATGGCCAGACTGAAATTCGCTTTGCTTCTGCTGGCGCTCTGGAGCCTGCCGGGCCTGGCTCAGGTCGAGGCGGCGCCGGACTCGGCCGAGGGCACGGGCCCCTATCGCCAGCTGATCCTGCGCGGCCTGACCCTGATCGACGGCACCGGGGCACCGGCCATCGGTCCGGTCGACATCGTGATCGAGAACGATCGCATCGCCCGCATCGCTCGACTCGGCGCACCGGGCGTGGCGATCGACCCCGAGGCCCGGCCGGAGCTGGCCGTCGGCGGACAGGAAATGGATCTGAGCGGCCACTATGCCCTGCCGGGCTTCGTCGATCTGCATGCGCACATCGGCGGGCAGGCGCAGGGCACGCCGGCCGAGTACGTGTACAAGCTCTGGCTGGGCCACGGCATCACGACCATTCGCGATCCCGGTTCCTTCAATGGCCCGGAATGGACCTTCAACGAGCGCGAACGCTCGGCGGCCGGCGAGATCACGGCGCCGCGAATCATCGCCTACGTCAACTTCGGGCAGGGTGCCGAGCGTCCGATCACCACCGCCGAGCAGGCGCGCCGCTGGGTTCGCCGCGTGGCCGAGCGCGGGGCCGATGGCATCAAGTTCTTCGGCGCCCGGCCGGAGGTCCTGCTGGCGGCCATCGAAGAGGCCGAGGAACAGGGCCTGGGCACGGCCATGCACCATGCCCAGATGGACGTGGCCCGGGCCAATGTCCTGGCCACGGCGCGTGCCGGCCTGACTTCGATGGAGCACTGGTACGGCCTGCCCGAGGCCCTGTTCGCCGATCGCACGGTGCAGAGCTACCCGGCCGACTACAACTACGCCGACGAGTATGACCGCTTCGCCGCGGCGGGCCGCCTCTGGCGCGAAGCGGTGGGCCCCGATCATCCGCGCTGGGCAGCGGTGCGCGACGAACTGATCGAGCTCGGCCTGACCCTCAACCCCACCTTCACCATCTACCAGGCCAACCGCGACTTCATGGCCCAGCGCACGGCCGAGTGGCACCCGGACTACACCCTGCCGAGCCTGTGGAACTTCTTCCAGCCCTCGCGCACCGCGCACGGTTCCTACTGGTTCAACTGGTCGACCGCCGACGAGGTCGCCTGGCGCGACAACTTCCAGCGCTGGATGCGCTTCGTCAACGACTACAAGAACCACGGCGGGCGGGTCGGCGTCGGTTCCGACGCGGGCTACATCTACAAGCTCTACGGCTTCGGCTTCATCCAGGAGCTGGAACTGCTGCAGGAAGCCGGCTTCCACCCCCTGGAAGTGATCCGCGCCGCCACCCTGCACGGCGCCGAGACCCTGGGTCTGGCCGACGACATCGGCTCGGTCGAGGTCGGCAAGCAGGCCGATCTGCTGATCGTCGCATCCAACCCCCTGGTCAACTTCAAGCGTCTGCTGGGTACCGGTGCCATCGAGCTGGACGAGAACAACGAGGTCATCCGCTCCGGCGGTGTGGCCTGGACGATCCGCGCCGGGCGCGTCTTCGACGCCCGCGAACTCCGCGCCGATGTGCGCGAGATGGTGCGTGCGGCCTGGGACGCCTCGGGCGAGACCCTGCGCCAACCCGGGGTGCCGCCGGCGCCATGA
- a CDS encoding pirin family protein codes for MSKTRSIHRIIESVATSDGAGVKLRRSLGAGPFARLDPFLMLDEFFSDNPDDYIAGFPPHPHRGFETVTYMLDGRMEHRDHLGNTGDLGPGSVQWMTAGRGVIHSEMPKQTDGRMRGFQLWINLPAAEKMRPASYRDIPSSAVPELGFDGGHLRVIAGRVELDGQAAQGPVNGPDHSVSTDPLYVDLRLEPGASVSLPIKDGHNAFVYVYEGEASIGGRTLPHRSAGVLDEGSEVEVVAGPEGGRLLVLAGRPINEPVVQHGPFVMNTREEIEQAMWDYRDGRLTEPA; via the coding sequence ATGAGCAAGACACGAAGCATTCATCGGATCATCGAATCCGTCGCGACCTCCGACGGGGCCGGCGTCAAGCTGCGTCGCAGCCTCGGCGCCGGGCCCTTCGCGCGCCTCGATCCCTTCCTGATGCTGGACGAGTTCTTCTCCGACAATCCGGACGACTACATCGCCGGCTTTCCGCCGCATCCGCACCGTGGCTTCGAGACCGTCACCTACATGCTCGACGGGCGGATGGAGCACCGCGATCATCTGGGCAACACCGGTGATCTCGGCCCGGGCTCGGTGCAGTGGATGACGGCCGGTCGCGGTGTGATCCACTCGGAGATGCCGAAACAGACCGACGGTCGCATGCGCGGCTTTCAGCTGTGGATCAATCTGCCGGCCGCGGAAAAGATGCGGCCCGCCTCGTATCGGGATATCCCGTCCTCGGCCGTGCCCGAGCTCGGCTTCGATGGGGGGCACCTGCGGGTGATCGCGGGTCGCGTGGAGCTCGACGGGCAGGCCGCCCAGGGACCGGTCAACGGACCCGACCACTCCGTTTCGACGGATCCGCTGTATGTCGATCTGCGCCTCGAACCCGGCGCCAGCGTCTCCCTGCCGATCAAGGACGGCCACAATGCCTTCGTCTACGTGTACGAAGGCGAGGCCAGCATCGGCGGACGGACCCTGCCGCACCGCTCGGCCGGGGTACTGGACGAAGGCTCCGAGGTCGAGGTCGTCGCCGGGCCGGAGGGCGGCCGACTGCTGGTCCTGGCCGGGCGTCCCATCAATGAACCCGTCGTCCAGCACGGCCCCTTCGTGATGAACACCCGCGAAGAGATCGAGCAGGCCATGTGGGACTACCGTGATGGCCGCCTGACCGAGCCGGCCTGA
- a CDS encoding calcium/sodium antiporter, producing the protein MLTLVLALAAGLTVLLWSADRFVASASGLAGQLGLSPLLIGMIVVGFGTSAPEMTVSVFATWQGNPGIALGNAYGSNITNIALILGLTALIRPIAVQSAVLNRELPILLGITLLAAWQLYDGTVTRLEAIVLLLVFTVLLGWSIIQARRHPDDPLAVDSADSLEKSTPLRGSSLLWLLLSLIALVLSSRLLVWAAVGLAQRAGMSDLVIGLTVVAIGTSLPELASSLVAARRGENELAVGNIIGSNLFNTLIVVGLAGLVAPLPVNPVLMLRDWPVMFGLSLALLVFGIGLRRPGRINRLEGGLLLTAFVIYTAVLIQWQ; encoded by the coding sequence ATGTTGACGCTGGTGCTGGCCCTGGCGGCCGGGCTCACCGTGCTGCTGTGGAGCGCCGATCGCTTCGTGGCCTCCGCCTCCGGTCTTGCGGGACAGCTCGGTCTGTCGCCCCTGCTGATCGGGATGATCGTGGTCGGCTTCGGCACCTCGGCGCCGGAAATGACCGTCTCCGTGTTCGCCACCTGGCAGGGCAATCCGGGCATCGCCCTGGGCAATGCCTACGGCTCCAACATCACCAATATCGCACTCATCCTGGGCCTGACGGCCCTGATTCGGCCGATCGCCGTGCAGTCCGCCGTCCTCAATCGAGAGCTGCCGATTCTGCTCGGGATCACCTTGCTGGCTGCCTGGCAGCTCTACGATGGCACCGTGACCCGCCTCGAGGCGATCGTCCTGCTGCTGGTTTTCACCGTGCTGCTGGGCTGGAGCATCATCCAGGCCCGTCGCCACCCCGACGATCCGCTGGCCGTCGACTCGGCCGATTCGCTGGAGAAGTCGACCCCGCTGCGGGGTTCGAGTCTCCTCTGGCTGCTGCTGAGCCTGATTGCCCTGGTGCTCAGTTCGCGCCTGCTGGTCTGGGCGGCCGTGGGTCTGGCCCAACGCGCCGGCATGAGCGATCTGGTGATCGGTCTGACCGTGGTGGCGATCGGCACCTCCCTGCCCGAGCTGGCCTCCAGTCTGGTCGCGGCTCGGCGGGGCGAGAACGAGCTGGCCGTGGGCAACATCATCGGCTCGAACCTGTTCAATACCCTGATCGTGGTCGGCCTGGCCGGCCTGGTCGCGCCGCTGCCGGTCAACCCGGTGCTGATGCTTCGCGACTGGCCGGTGATGTTCGGCCTGAGCCTGGCCCTGCTGGTGTTCGGGATCGGGCTGCGGCGGCCCGGACGGATCAACCGGCTCGAAGGTGGATTGTTGCTCACGGCCTTCGTGATCTACACCGCGGTCCTGATACAGTGGCAATGA
- a CDS encoding Ig-like domain-containing protein → MPRPFHLLSSALCLCFLISLNASAQVPPVNPGFPDELSCQPGELLYRQVGLGRVANIIYHNGVLLSNNVGGGARRWWRFTDPDDPTTLSIYATDEDVPTDHGTHAATKIGDYACGAWGCRVRSDGPGQLASQLMPPSAPGEISGGFTPQNQPEPAGGGLHRLYYPWALPFNWIQYGANPGQGRLWRGDELLAEWEPLADHGVAGNAILIGNYLFMVSDASMLGVVSYDISPVFETPPGPPRFLDKLSGAFGAYIGAVWKNYLVLAGGEPRNLLYVVDYSDPTALSLVTTLDLTGNPDLDAGTNVPYVQTQDEYVFTRRHKINMETLTPELELDEVGNNRPPGSVAGPLDVSQYKLPIGNLLVTGSYSFGGRDGVGVWCHQASPDNRAPYVDYHIPRPGQTGYPLGAPISLIIPETLESFTIINGETVIVRPVGGQALDAWASFSHDGILTITPYEYFEPDTTYEVIVTAGGIKDAAGNGIEGYSFTFSTGEALGGGNGAPEISQFEMSASPVDPGQSVTLSVSASDPESDPLEYRFSPGDGSPSTAWTSSAQYTHSFTETGHFEVKVQVRDQKPDGTTSVVTETRTLTVASLPAGPLPVSSSSIQVDETRRLVWSVNRDNDTVARIDADTGALLSEIDLPTLLGEDQRLEPVSLAVVPSSGQVWIALSKGDGLAVLDASGALVDAIDTGYGSAPQAVLVSPDQAQVFVSTRARANGDRGAGQVLRFATSTGVQTGQLDLGPEAGAMALSGDGSRLFIARFISAEHHGEIWEVDAQAMSLTRTIRLRRDRGRAGLDGGGSQGPGVPNYLASLVIDPHGDWLWYTAIKADTNRGLFFDQGTGLNLPLAHDTTVRPMLGRIDLNAPVPVEPGVDSFGNERLDGDNADSPSAIVFSPRGDYVFTSFQGNDTVAIFDDLAIRAGSGRTSLARLEVGSAPRGIAFDATGNTVWVENFLGRSVSRIDVDAFLATGERAFPSSELASSGIETLAPDVLAGKRLFYFAGNDPEGSNPMSFEGYISCASCHIDGGHDGRTWDFSQRGEGFRNTQDLRGRAGLGHGNLHWTENFDEPQDFILDIMGEFDGTGFLPEGESPHPSLGAPNAGRSTELDQLAAYMNSLDRGHLPRSPWRQSNGQISAAALAGADHFASLGCAGCHDPLSDYTDASVGAGILHDVGTLRTSSGMRLGGTLAGMGTPTLLGLWNTAPYFHDGSAAALDEVFTVAGGEIFQAEDAALAGGAMVPNWIEINWDSTAHGALVEFGSNGASATFNGVDGGSGGLGAIELRMLPNTGGVFRLTVNGSHVQDLSFDQQQVAFDWRRLRFENVPLNAGTGNTVVVSRLSTSSWQSPALDHITVSTVNDLAQAQAHRSAASLSPTELAELRAYLLELDGRDPNGLIIDPDRIFRDRFQ, encoded by the coding sequence ATGCCACGCCCTTTCCACCTCCTGAGCAGCGCGCTCTGCCTCTGCTTTCTCATCAGCCTGAATGCTTCGGCCCAGGTGCCACCCGTCAACCCCGGGTTTCCCGATGAGCTGAGCTGCCAGCCCGGCGAACTGCTCTATCGCCAGGTCGGCCTCGGTCGCGTCGCCAACATCATCTATCACAACGGCGTGCTCCTCTCGAACAATGTCGGCGGCGGCGCCCGACGCTGGTGGCGCTTCACCGATCCGGACGACCCGACCACTCTGTCCATCTACGCCACCGACGAGGACGTGCCGACCGATCACGGCACCCATGCCGCCACCAAGATCGGCGACTACGCCTGCGGCGCCTGGGGCTGTCGGGTGCGCAGCGACGGGCCCGGCCAGCTGGCCAGCCAGCTCATGCCACCGAGCGCGCCCGGCGAGATCTCCGGCGGCTTCACGCCGCAGAACCAGCCCGAACCCGCCGGCGGCGGCCTGCACCGCCTCTACTACCCCTGGGCCCTGCCCTTCAACTGGATCCAGTACGGCGCCAATCCGGGCCAGGGACGCCTGTGGCGCGGCGACGAACTGCTGGCCGAATGGGAGCCGCTGGCCGATCACGGCGTGGCCGGCAACGCCATCCTGATCGGCAACTACCTGTTCATGGTCTCCGACGCCTCCATGCTCGGTGTGGTCAGCTACGACATCTCGCCGGTCTTCGAGACCCCACCCGGACCGCCGCGCTTTCTCGACAAGCTGTCCGGCGCCTTCGGGGCCTACATCGGCGCGGTCTGGAAGAACTACCTGGTGCTGGCGGGCGGCGAACCCCGCAACCTGCTCTACGTGGTCGATTACTCCGACCCGACCGCGCTGAGCCTGGTCACCACCCTGGACCTGACCGGCAACCCGGACCTCGATGCCGGCACCAATGTGCCCTACGTGCAGACCCAGGACGAATACGTCTTCACCCGACGTCACAAGATCAACATGGAAACCCTGACGCCGGAGCTGGAGCTCGACGAAGTCGGCAACAACCGCCCACCCGGAAGCGTCGCCGGCCCCCTGGACGTCAGCCAGTACAAGCTGCCCATCGGCAATCTGCTGGTCACCGGCTCCTACAGCTTCGGCGGCCGTGACGGCGTCGGCGTCTGGTGTCACCAGGCCAGCCCCGACAACCGCGCGCCCTATGTCGACTACCACATCCCGAGGCCGGGCCAGACCGGCTACCCGCTGGGCGCACCGATCAGCCTGATCATCCCCGAGACCCTGGAGTCCTTCACCATCATCAACGGCGAGACCGTGATCGTGCGGCCGGTCGGCGGCCAGGCGCTGGATGCCTGGGCGTCCTTCTCGCACGACGGCATCCTCACGATCACGCCCTACGAGTACTTCGAACCCGACACGACCTACGAAGTGATCGTCACCGCCGGCGGCATCAAGGACGCAGCGGGCAACGGCATCGAGGGCTACAGCTTCACCTTCTCCACCGGCGAGGCCCTGGGCGGCGGCAACGGGGCACCGGAGATCAGCCAGTTCGAGATGAGCGCCTCACCGGTCGACCCCGGCCAGAGCGTCACCCTGAGCGTCTCGGCCAGCGATCCGGAGTCCGACCCGCTCGAGTATCGCTTCTCGCCTGGCGACGGCAGCCCGAGCACGGCCTGGACGAGCAGCGCCCAGTACACGCACAGCTTCACCGAAACCGGGCATTTCGAGGTCAAGGTCCAGGTGCGCGACCAGAAACCCGACGGTACGACCTCGGTGGTCACGGAAACCCGCACCCTGACCGTGGCCAGCCTGCCGGCCGGCCCGCTGCCCGTCTCGTCCAGCAGCATTCAGGTGGATGAAACGCGCCGCCTGGTCTGGTCCGTCAACCGCGACAACGACACGGTCGCTCGCATCGACGCCGACACGGGCGCTCTGCTGTCGGAAATCGACCTGCCCACCCTGCTCGGGGAAGACCAGCGACTCGAGCCGGTCAGCCTGGCCGTGGTGCCAAGCAGCGGCCAGGTCTGGATCGCCCTGTCGAAGGGCGACGGCCTGGCCGTTCTCGACGCCTCCGGGGCCCTGGTCGATGCCATCGACACCGGCTACGGCAGCGCGCCGCAGGCCGTGCTGGTCAGCCCCGACCAGGCGCAGGTCTTCGTCTCCACGCGCGCCCGGGCCAACGGCGACCGAGGCGCTGGCCAGGTGCTGCGCTTCGCGACGTCCACCGGCGTTCAGACGGGTCAACTGGATCTGGGCCCCGAGGCCGGCGCCATGGCGCTCAGCGGCGATGGCAGCCGCCTGTTCATTGCGCGCTTCATTTCCGCCGAACACCACGGCGAGATCTGGGAAGTCGATGCCCAGGCGATGAGCCTGACGCGAACGATTCGACTGCGCCGCGACCGCGGCCGAGCCGGCCTGGACGGTGGCGGCTCGCAGGGTCCGGGCGTGCCCAACTACCTGGCCAGCCTGGTGATCGACCCGCACGGCGACTGGCTCTGGTACACGGCCATCAAGGCCGACACGAACCGCGGCCTGTTCTTCGATCAGGGCACGGGCCTGAACCTGCCGCTGGCCCACGACACGACGGTCCGCCCGATGCTGGGGAGGATCGACCTGAACGCGCCCGTGCCCGTCGAGCCGGGCGTCGACAGCTTCGGCAACGAGCGCCTCGACGGTGACAACGCCGACTCCCCCAGCGCGATCGTCTTCTCGCCGCGCGGGGACTACGTCTTCACGAGCTTCCAGGGCAATGACACGGTCGCGATCTTCGACGATCTGGCGATCCGAGCCGGCAGCGGGCGAACCTCCCTGGCCCGGCTGGAAGTCGGCTCGGCGCCGCGAGGCATCGCCTTCGACGCCACCGGCAACACGGTCTGGGTCGAGAACTTCCTGGGACGCTCGGTCAGCAGGATCGACGTGGACGCCTTCCTGGCCACGGGCGAGCGGGCCTTCCCTAGCAGCGAACTCGCCAGCAGCGGGATCGAGACCCTGGCGCCCGACGTGCTGGCCGGCAAGCGGCTGTTCTACTTCGCCGGCAACGACCCGGAGGGCAGCAACCCGATGAGTTTCGAGGGCTACATCAGCTGCGCGAGCTGCCACATCGACGGCGGCCACGACGGTCGCACCTGGGACTTCAGCCAGCGCGGCGAAGGCTTCCGCAACACCCAGGACCTGCGCGGCCGGGCCGGCCTTGGCCACGGCAATCTGCACTGGACCGAGAACTTCGATGAACCCCAGGACTTCATCCTCGACATCATGGGCGAGTTCGACGGCACCGGTTTTCTGCCCGAGGGCGAAAGCCCCCATCCATCCCTGGGCGCGCCCAATGCCGGACGCAGCACGGAGCTGGATCAACTGGCCGCCTACATGAACTCCCTCGACCGCGGACACCTGCCGCGCAGCCCCTGGCGTCAGAGCAATGGTCAGATCAGCGCCGCCGCCCTGGCCGGCGCCGATCACTTCGCTTCGCTGGGCTGCGCCGGCTGTCATGACCCCTTGAGTGACTATACGGACGCCTCCGTCGGCGCGGGCATCCTGCACGACGTCGGCACCCTCCGAACCAGTTCCGGCATGCGCCTGGGCGGGACGCTCGCCGGCATGGGCACGCCGACCCTGCTTGGCCTCTGGAACACGGCCCCCTACTTCCATGACGGCTCGGCCGCCGCCCTGGACGAGGTCTTCACGGTCGCCGGGGGCGAGATCTTCCAGGCCGAGGACGCCGCGCTTGCCGGCGGCGCCATGGTACCCAACTGGATCGAGATCAACTGGGACTCCACGGCGCATGGCGCCCTGGTGGAGTTCGGCAGCAACGGGGCCAGCGCGACCTTCAACGGTGTCGACGGCGGCAGCGGCGGGCTCGGCGCGATCGAACTGCGCATGCTGCCCAACACCGGCGGGGTGTTCCGCCTGACGGTCAACGGCAGCCACGTCCAGGACCTGAGCTTCGATCAGCAGCAGGTGGCCTTCGACTGGCGTCGCCTGCGCTTCGAGAACGTGCCCCTGAACGCCGGCACCGGCAACACCGTGGTCGTCAGCCGCCTGTCGACCAGCAGCTGGCAGAGTCCGGCCCTGGATCACATCACCGTCTCGACCGTCAACGATCTCGCCCAGGCCCAGGCCCACCGCTCGGCTGCCAGCCTGTCACCGACGGAACTGGCCGAACTGCGCGCCTACCTGCTCGAGCTCGACGGTCGCGATCCGAACGGCCTGATCATCGACCCGGATCGCATCTTCAGGGACCGATTCCAGTAG
- a CDS encoding VOC family protein, whose translation MSRSDRPRTRALGGIFFRCEDPAATRAWYEQHLGLKVDAYGTNFAWRDRHEPERIGRTQWSPFKQGTDYFGDPEQQFMINYRVDDLDALLEQMRQQGVEIVGDVQVESYGKFAHVIDGDGRRIELWEPVDEVYQEMVDGETD comes from the coding sequence ATGAGCCGATCGGATCGTCCGCGCACCCGCGCACTGGGCGGCATCTTTTTTCGCTGCGAGGATCCGGCGGCAACGCGCGCCTGGTACGAACAGCACCTCGGCCTGAAGGTCGACGCCTACGGCACCAACTTCGCCTGGCGTGATCGCCATGAACCCGAACGCATCGGACGGACCCAATGGAGCCCCTTCAAACAGGGAACCGACTATTTCGGTGACCCTGAGCAACAGTTCATGATCAACTACCGGGTCGACGATCTCGATGCCCTGCTGGAGCAGATGCGCCAGCAGGGCGTGGAAATCGTGGGCGATGTGCAAGTCGAATCCTATGGCAAGTTCGCCCACGTCATCGACGGCGATGGACGCCGCATCGAACTCTGGGAACCCGTCGACGAGGTCTATCAGGAGATGGTCGACGGCGAGACGGACTGA
- a CDS encoding FMN-dependent NADH-azoreductase produces MKTLLVITSSLFSEAGQSSRLVERFIERWRQTHPQGEVLKRDLANDPVPHLTAEIFQGFLADPTERTPAQRASTALSDQLIEELKSADEVVIGLPMYNFSVPSTFKSWMDHVARAGVTFRYTENGPEGLVGDKPVHVFAARGGRYQGTPADTQTGLVKHFFGMLGVQNVEFIYAEGLNLGPEEAEAARAEAAERIDRLAA; encoded by the coding sequence ATGAAGACCCTGCTGGTGATCACCTCCAGTCTGTTCAGCGAAGCCGGACAGTCCTCCCGCCTCGTCGAGCGCTTCATCGAGCGCTGGCGTCAGACCCACCCGCAAGGGGAGGTGCTCAAGCGCGACCTGGCCAACGATCCGGTGCCGCATCTCACGGCCGAGATCTTCCAGGGCTTCCTGGCCGATCCGACCGAGCGCACGCCGGCCCAGCGCGCGTCGACCGCGCTGTCCGATCAGCTCATCGAGGAGTTGAAATCGGCCGATGAGGTCGTGATCGGCCTGCCGATGTACAACTTCTCCGTGCCTTCGACCTTCAAGTCCTGGATGGATCACGTGGCGCGCGCGGGCGTGACCTTCCGCTACACGGAAAACGGTCCCGAAGGCCTGGTCGGCGACAAGCCCGTGCACGTCTTCGCGGCGCGTGGCGGTCGCTATCAGGGCACGCCGGCGGACACCCAGACCGGCCTGGTCAAGCACTTCTTCGGGATGCTGGGGGTGCAGAATGTCGAGTTCATCTACGCCGAGGGCCTCAACCTGGGCCCGGAAGAGGCCGAAGCCGCTCGCGCCGAAGCCGCCGAGCGCATCGATCGCCTGGCCGCCTGA
- a CDS encoding DUF1543 domain-containing protein yields MTSTDPSTAPTLFAVLLGGRAPGCKVELHDVAFAVGSDLDSLHEQLLDQWFGQARGLHVDAYQALDRIDGYRIELRKDAAAKGPKLYFINIGGYAANEFAEQHAYGFLAAENKTDAKQRARATLLPGRIEVHKDDLYEVDDCLALESVGGWHVHLIADEQARAREVVNGYAPLPKRTIDAWLAARGAA; encoded by the coding sequence ATGACTTCGACCGATCCCAGCACTGCCCCCACCCTGTTCGCCGTCCTGCTCGGAGGCCGCGCGCCGGGCTGCAAGGTGGAGCTGCACGACGTGGCCTTCGCCGTCGGCAGCGACCTGGATTCCCTGCATGAGCAATTGCTCGACCAGTGGTTCGGCCAGGCCCGCGGCCTGCACGTGGACGCCTACCAGGCCCTCGACCGCATCGACGGCTACCGCATCGAACTGCGCAAGGACGCCGCGGCCAAAGGCCCGAAACTCTACTTCATCAATATCGGCGGCTACGCGGCCAACGAGTTCGCCGAGCAGCACGCCTACGGCTTTCTGGCGGCCGAGAACAAGACCGATGCCAAGCAACGGGCGCGTGCGACCCTGCTGCCGGGACGTATCGAGGTGCACAAGGACGATCTCTACGAGGTCGACGATTGTCTGGCGCTGGAGTCCGTCGGCGGCTGGCACGTCCACCTGATCGCCGACGAGCAGGCCCGCGCCCGCGAGGTCGTCAACGGCTACGCGCCCCTGCCGAAGCGCACCATCGACGCCTGGCTGGCCGCACGCGGCGCCGCTTGA